AATCGGGGTCGGCCAGGGTCCAGACACCGGCCGCCTCAATCCCGCGCAGCACACCATGCCAGTCCGGCGGCGACGTGAACACCACGCGGCACACACCCGTCCCTGCCACCACGCGGAATTGCTCGCATCGCCCGACGTGCTCGGACAGCATCTTCTCATGCTCCGAGGGGTGTCGATCCTCTACCTGGCCTTTGTCGGAGCGTATGACGTACCAGTGGTGGAAGAGCTGGCCCGTGACATGACCCTTTGTATCGACCAAGCGGTACAGGGAATTAGGCTCGCTGGGCGAGGAGCTCTTCCAGATTCGGATCTCGCGGGTGCCCTCCGGGACCACAGTGACTGCCAGAGGGCGGAGCCCCGCCCCCTCCTCGATCGTGCCGGTGATCGGCGACGAATCGTTCGACTCCATCGGGAAATCTATCGTGTCCACGTGTGGCAGCCCGTACGGCGCCCCGGCGGTGGCAGGGGCAGCGTTGGACGGAGTCCGAGAGGCAATGTGGGACGCAGGCTTGGCACCGCGTCCACATCCGACGAGCACCAGGAGGGCGGCGATCGTGCACGCGGCTCGGAGGGAAACCCCGCGAGGGGGCACGGCGGGTGGAGTTCGCATCTGGCGATCCGGAAGCAGGGGCGGCTGCTGGACAAGACGTATCGACGTATAACGTATCACATACCCTGACGAGAACGAACCATCGTGAACCTGAGTCTTCTGTACCTCAAGCACCGCATCCCGTCGCTCGGCGGGACGCCGGAGGAGATCGCGGAGCGGCTGCGCGCGGCTGGCATCGGCGTGAAGCGCATCGTGCCGCTCAAGGAGCTGCTCGCGGACGTGGTCGTCGCGAAGGTCGAGGAGGTGACGCAGCACCCCAACGCCGACCGGCTGAAGGTGTGCGTGGTCAACGACGGCGGCGAGGAGCGTCTGCAGATCGTGACGGGCGCGAGCAATGTGGCGGCGGGCGAGCTCTACCCGCTCATCCGCAGCGGGGTGACGCTGCCGAACGGGACGAAGATCAAGAAGGGCAAGCTGCGCGGCGAGCTGTCGCAGGGCATGCTCGGCTCGGCGGACGAGCTGGAGCTGGGGACGGACCACGCGGGCCTGCTCACGCTCACCGGCGACCTCACGCCCGGCACGCCGCTGCCGGAAGTGATGGACGTGCCCGGCATCGTCTTCGAACTCGAAGGCGACGTGGACGAGGATGCCGTGCTCCGCGCCCTCTCGCCCGGTGCGAGCGCGGGCGAGGCGTCGGGAGATGCACATCTTCCGAAGGAGAGTTCAGCGGCGGATGGCACGTTGACGCTGAACGCGGCCGAGACTGCGCTGGTGCTGATCGACCTTCAGCAGGGAATCGTGGCGATGGATACGGCGCCGCACACGTCGGCGGAAGTCGTGGCGGAGTGCGCGAAGCTGGCGGACCGGTTCCGAGCCCTCGGTGCGTCCGTGGTGCTGGTGCACGTGGCCTTCGCGGCGGATGGTGCCGACATGCTCAAGCAGCCGGTCGACTCGCCGCGGCCCGGGGGGGTGCCCGCTCCGGGCTGGAGCGACTTCGTGCCGGAGATCGGGCCGCGCGATGGGGATCTGGTCGTGACGAAGCGGCAGTGGGGCGCGTTCTACGGCACGGACCTGGACCTCCAGCTTCGCCGCCGCGGCGTGCGCACGATCGTGCTCGGCGGCATCGCGACGAACTTCGGCGTGGAGTCCACGGCGCGCGCGGCCTTCGAGCACGGGTACGCGGTCGTGCTCGCGGAGGACGCGATGGCGTCGTTCACGGCGGATGCGCACCGGTTCGCCATCTCGACCATCTTCCCGCGCGTCGGCCGCACGCGTTCGACCGCGCAGGTGCTCGCCGCGCTCACGTCAGATTCGCGGTAGCCGCGCATCTCGCGATTGCGCTGCTCCGCCGGTGGCCGCATCGGGAAGCGGCGGGTGTGACGATTCGGTAGATGCTCGGCGGCGCTCGACCGCCGCGTATCTGCCGAAGACGGACGAAGGCGAGGACCTCCGGGCGATACGCGGAGGTCCTCGTGTTCTTCAATGTGCGGTAACCGGTCCGATGAGGGGTCGCTGCTCGACCTTGCGGATGCGATAAATCGCACCCCTACAACTGGTTATGCCACTGTAGGCTTTGCCGGGGCGTCAGTTCCAGACGTCGGGGTGGAGGCGGGCGAGGAGGAGGCGTTCGATGTGCCGTGCGCGGCCCGCGGCGCCGGTGGCGGGCGGGTCGAGCTGGTCGATCACGGAGGCGCGGTAGTCGCCGCCGCGACGAACCTCGACGACGTATGCGCCGCTGGAGGCACCGGGCTGCACCGGCGGACCCTGCGGCGGAAGCGTGAGCAGGCCCGCGTTGACGAGGTCGGTCCACAGGCGGGAGAGATCCGTGGACGTGTGGAGCGGGACCTGGCGCGGGACGCGGGCGACGACGACCTGGCCGTTCTCATCGCCGGTGGATTCGTGACCGCAATTCCTCG
This sequence is a window from Longimicrobiaceae bacterium. Protein-coding genes within it:
- a CDS encoding hydrolase produces the protein MNLSLLYLKHRIPSLGGTPEEIAERLRAAGIGVKRIVPLKELLADVVVAKVEEVTQHPNADRLKVCVVNDGGEERLQIVTGASNVAAGELYPLIRSGVTLPNGTKIKKGKLRGELSQGMLGSADELELGTDHAGLLTLTGDLTPGTPLPEVMDVPGIVFELEGDVDEDAVLRALSPGASAGEASGDAHLPKESSAADGTLTLNAAETALVLIDLQQGIVAMDTAPHTSAEVVAECAKLADRFRALGASVVLVHVAFAADGADMLKQPVDSPRPGGVPAPGWSDFVPEIGPRDGDLVVTKRQWGAFYGTDLDLQLRRRGVRTIVLGGIATNFGVESTARAAFEHGYAVVLAEDAMASFTADAHRFAISTIFPRVGRTRSTAQVLAALTSDSR